A single genomic interval of Pieris rapae chromosome 23, ilPieRapa1.1, whole genome shotgun sequence harbors:
- the LOC110997130 gene encoding coatomer subunit zeta-1 — MVHKKVNMDGSLFEPTLYLVKGMCILDNDGNRILAKYYDPAILPTTKEQKAFEKNLFNKTHRANAEIIMLDGLTCVYRSNVDLFFYVMGSSHENELILQSVLSALYESVSILLRRNVEKRVILDNLDAVMLAFDEICDGGIILDGDATSIVSRTALRTDDVPLGEQTVAQVLQSAKEQLKWSLLK; from the exons ATGGTtcacaaaaaagtaaatatggaTGGCTCCTTATTC GAGCCTACCCTTTACCTAGTTAAAGGCATGTGTATTCTTGATAATGATGGTAATCGGATTCTGGCCAAGTACTATGATCCAGCCATTCTGCCTACTACCAAAGAACAAAAGGCATTTGAGAAGAATCTTTTTAACAAGACTCACAG AGCAAATGCTGAAATCATTATGCTGGATGGATTAACTTGTGTATACAGAAGTAATGTTGACCTTTTCTTTTATGTTATGGGGAGTTCACATGAGAATGAG tTGATCCTGCAATCCGTACTGTCAGCGTTATATGAGAGTGTCAGCATTCTCTTGAGGAGAAATGTCGAAAAAAGGGTTATTTTGGATAACTTGGACGCAGTTATGCTGGCCTTTGACGAGATCTGTGATGGCGG CATCATATTGGACGGCGATGCGACCTCGATCGTGTCTCGGACAGCTCTTAGGACTGATGACGTGCCCTTAGGGGAGCAGACTGTCGCACAG GTTTTGCAGTCGGCGAAGGAGCAACTGAAGTGGTCATTGCTGAAATAA